A portion of the Paucilactobacillus hokkaidonensis JCM 18461 genome contains these proteins:
- a CDS encoding glycosyltransferase family 2 protein encodes MKNNLLSIVIPAYNVDNYLENSVKSLGNFLFDTRVEIIILNDGSTDRTLKIANHLKNIYCNITVIDKKNGGLSDTRNLGNSIATGKYIYFFDADDYLNDDKISDVLDLLENKDLDLLCFGYSKVSEAGDMLSKHTLNSDIFIKNLSSLEFIKLLLSGGNEPIAGYLPTKIIKHSLVKQMKFMQMNYEDMPFVLEFVLKYSGLKIVYMDSVVYNYVQRNKSITHSSSEKNMIDKLFSLQLVRKLIAEYRLPNDIIVLNNKRSVVAALWASSINKRRLNSAAVAIAANKQFNFTFLFSEPCSNLYLKIKMLYYFFYNKNIIRSN; translated from the coding sequence ATGAAAAATAATCTTTTATCCATTGTGATACCAGCTTACAATGTTGACAACTATCTAGAAAACTCTGTTAAAAGTTTAGGAAACTTTTTATTTGATACTAGGGTAGAAATTATTATATTGAACGATGGCTCAACAGATAGAACTTTAAAAATTGCTAATCATCTTAAGAATATCTATTGTAATATTACTGTTATTGATAAAAAAAATGGTGGGTTATCAGATACTAGAAATCTTGGCAATAGTATTGCAACAGGGAAGTACATTTATTTTTTTGATGCGGATGATTATTTAAATGATGACAAAATATCAGATGTTCTTGATTTACTTGAAAATAAGGACTTGGATTTATTGTGTTTTGGATATTCAAAAGTAAGTGAAGCAGGTGACATGTTGTCTAAGCATACGCTTAATAGTGATATCTTCATAAAAAATTTGTCGAGCTTAGAATTTATAAAACTTTTGCTTAGTGGTGGTAACGAACCAATTGCTGGATACTTGCCAACAAAAATAATAAAACATTCTCTTGTAAAACAAATGAAATTTATGCAAATGAACTATGAAGATATGCCTTTTGTGCTAGAATTTGTGCTAAAGTACAGTGGACTTAAAATTGTTTATATGGATAGTGTTGTTTATAATTATGTGCAACGCAATAAAAGTATTACACATTCAAGCAGTGAAAAAAATATGATAGATAAATTATTCAGCTTACAATTGGTGCGCAAATTAATTGCAGAATATAGATTACCGAATGATATAATTGTACTCAACAACAAAAGGTCTGTGGTTGCGGCACTTTGGGCATCTTCGATAAACAAACGTAGATTGAATTCGGCTGCAGTTGCCATTGCAGCTAATAAACAATTTAACTTTACATTTTTATTTTCCGAGCCATGTTCTAATTTATATTTAAAAATTAAAATGTTGTATTATTTTTTTTACAATAAGAATATTATTAGGAGTAACTAA
- a CDS encoding EpsG family protein gives MLEDEQKKLNIINPIFVIIFLAISYYISPMLCILMSLLLFSRKKESRILSLFAGFSLALPALYYVPLVTDDASRIFFVMQGMSRIPIDGLISWLRLWAGDYLNYPIFTGLMYIISQRYQNDLLPFIVAGISYSLVIYVVSKFSRIFKIPQLIKYLALFSSVLWISFLELISGMRFTLACCVAILILLNIFIFNDFKTIKNYLSLLWFLIPLAIHPGVSLILAPIFVILIARQKNVVLKSSILFIVIVGVMLLLSGYGSKFTYVEMLKNRLSIYQTTSFGYVSSLQKLIHFFVAIVTALLGTIQLHGASKNDPTNKTIFKNLFYMNFGYLLYFSVSILSLNFGMRLVAVIPIIFILSIAADTSEYLDNREVLFNCIMLILLIIAGFIYNVSFFHINFSDIKWFFPFYNV, from the coding sequence ATGCTTGAGGATGAACAAAAAAAATTAAATATAATTAACCCAATATTTGTTATTATTTTTCTGGCAATCAGTTATTATATTTCTCCAATGCTTTGTATATTAATGTCTTTATTGCTGTTCAGTCGAAAAAAGGAGTCAAGGATACTGTCATTATTTGCAGGATTTTCACTTGCACTGCCAGCACTGTACTATGTACCTTTGGTAACTGATGACGCAAGCAGAATCTTTTTTGTTATGCAAGGTATGAGTAGGATCCCGATTGATGGGCTTATATCGTGGCTAAGATTATGGGCGGGAGATTATTTAAATTATCCTATTTTCACTGGATTAATGTATATCATTTCTCAGAGATACCAAAATGACTTATTACCATTCATCGTTGCTGGAATCTCATACTCTTTGGTTATTTATGTTGTTTCTAAATTTTCTAGAATTTTTAAAATCCCCCAATTAATTAAGTATCTTGCATTATTTTCAAGTGTTTTATGGATTAGCTTTTTGGAATTAATTAGTGGCATGAGGTTCACACTAGCTTGTTGTGTTGCTATATTAATTTTGCTTAATATATTTATATTCAACGATTTTAAAACAATTAAAAACTATTTATCGCTTTTATGGTTTTTGATTCCGCTTGCAATACATCCTGGAGTCAGCCTTATCTTAGCACCTATTTTTGTGATTTTAATAGCTAGACAAAAAAATGTGGTATTAAAAAGTTCAATATTGTTTATAGTTATTGTAGGAGTTATGCTTCTTCTGTCGGGCTACGGTTCTAAATTTACATATGTTGAAATGTTGAAAAATAGGCTCAGTATTTATCAAACCACATCCTTTGGCTATGTTTCTTCATTGCAAAAATTAATTCATTTTTTTGTTGCCATTGTTACTGCATTACTTGGAACAATTCAATTACATGGGGCTTCAAAGAATGATCCTACAAATAAAACGATTTTTAAAAATTTGTTTTATATGAACTTTGGCTATTTATTGTATTTTTCAGTCTCGATACTTTCACTAAATTTTGGAATGAGGTTAGTTGCTGTCATTCCAATAATTTTTATTTTATCAATTGCAGCGGACACATCTGAATATTTAGATAATAGGGAAGTATTATTTAATTGTATAATGCTAATTTTGCTCATTATTGCAGGATTCATTTATAATGTGAGCTTTTTTCATATTAATTTCTCTGATATTAAATGGTTTTTCCCATTTTACAATGTATAA
- a CDS encoding lipopolysaccharide biosynthesis protein — protein MTRSQKAFRNVLFSTGTYAVQLILSLIVRVFFVRYIGREYLGLNSVYASILSVISIADLGLDTVFVYLLYKPLKTKDYSVINGILNLYKVIYRYITVVIVVVGIIIIPFIPSIIGKQVSLPGTYTIYFLYIMNAAVGYLNAYKRALFIADQNGYIVSGITSGFIVLVDILQIIQISIIPSSVIYMIIQVAGTFFTNVLISYLVKKRYRQVFESNKVKLSENEKSILIHNGIGGISNKIGSIIVVSSDNVLLSIFTNLVTVGMYSNYTVLTAACSKVMQTISTAITPSLGQMGVEHDSSKNKEIFLELSFIIYSFSTFIFVGFFCFITPFVTVWVGKINVFPVFLTWLISINLWMNLIRTPSWMFADSFGLQWIQRWKSVVEAIANLGFSLVFLKIFNLGIEGIILGTILSTILVVLWYEPLTVFKHIIPELTLKKYINFNLPFIWIVVVSSLLFFIGNLIVSHYNSIFVNLINSCITFFITCAIYFVFFRKNKYYKKMINRIFMLFGK, from the coding sequence ATGACGAGATCTCAGAAAGCATTTAGAAATGTACTTTTTTCCACAGGTACTTATGCAGTTCAATTAATTTTATCATTAATTGTTCGAGTTTTTTTTGTAAGATACATTGGAAGAGAGTACTTAGGACTAAATAGTGTCTATGCTAGTATACTATCTGTAATTTCAATTGCAGACTTAGGGCTTGATACGGTATTTGTTTACCTACTGTACAAACCCTTAAAAACTAAAGATTATTCTGTTATTAATGGAATACTGAATCTTTATAAAGTTATTTATAGATATATTACTGTTGTAATAGTAGTTGTAGGGATTATTATTATTCCATTTATACCTAGCATAATAGGGAAACAAGTAAGTTTACCCGGTACATATACAATATATTTTCTATATATTATGAATGCCGCAGTTGGATATTTAAATGCCTACAAACGCGCTCTGTTCATAGCAGATCAAAATGGTTATATTGTAAGTGGTATTACGTCAGGGTTTATTGTTTTAGTTGATATATTGCAAATAATTCAGATAAGTATTATTCCTAGTTCTGTTATTTATATGATAATTCAAGTGGCTGGAACATTTTTTACAAACGTATTAATAAGCTATTTGGTGAAAAAAAGATATAGACAAGTTTTTGAGAGCAACAAAGTTAAATTAAGTGAAAACGAGAAATCAATACTAATACATAATGGTATTGGGGGTATATCTAATAAAATAGGTAGTATTATTGTTGTTAGTTCGGATAATGTTTTGTTGTCTATATTTACTAATTTGGTTACTGTTGGGATGTATTCGAACTATACTGTTTTGACTGCCGCGTGCAGTAAAGTTATGCAAACAATATCGACAGCAATAACACCTAGTTTAGGACAAATGGGAGTTGAACATGATAGTTCTAAAAATAAAGAGATATTTTTAGAATTAAGTTTTATTATTTATTCTTTTTCGACGTTTATTTTTGTTGGATTTTTTTGTTTTATAACACCATTTGTAACAGTTTGGGTAGGGAAAATAAATGTGTTTCCAGTTTTTTTAACGTGGCTAATATCTATTAATTTATGGATGAATTTGATCAGAACACCGTCATGGATGTTTGCGGATTCTTTTGGATTGCAGTGGATACAAAGGTGGAAATCGGTTGTTGAAGCTATTGCTAATTTAGGATTCTCATTAGTTTTCTTAAAAATTTTTAATTTAGGAATTGAAGGAATAATATTAGGGACTATATTGTCTACTATTCTTGTTGTCTTGTGGTACGAGCCTTTGACAGTATTTAAGCATATCATTCCTGAATTGACCTTAAAAAAATATATTAATTTCAACTTACCATTTATTTGGATAGTTGTGGTTTCCTCGCTGCTATTCTTCATTGGTAATTTGATAGTATCGCATTACAATAGCATATTTGTGAATTTAATTAATTCGTGTATTACTTTTTTTATTACGTGTGCAATATATTTTGTTTTTTTTAGGAAAAATAAGTATTATAAAAAAATGATTAATAGAATTTTTATGCTTTTTGGAAAATGA
- a CDS encoding response regulator transcription factor yields MKILIVDDDKEIVQLLEIYVKNEGYDPVTAFDGKEALTKLNTNPDIALIILDIMMPEMDGIEVVKQVRKDSQIPILILSAKTADMDKIQGLITGADDYVTKPFNPLEVMARVKSLLRRSQNDVTNDAPDILDIGPLTINKDSHEVNTIKGDTISLTALEFGILYLLASHPNRVFSADDIFERVWQQESIVSAKTVMVHVSHLRDKIEEATNGEKVIETVWGVGYKIESH; encoded by the coding sequence ATGAAAATTTTGATTGTCGATGATGATAAAGAAATTGTTCAATTACTAGAAATTTATGTTAAAAACGAAGGCTACGATCCAGTCACTGCCTTTGATGGTAAGGAAGCACTGACTAAACTCAATACTAATCCAGATATAGCGTTGATTATTTTGGATATTATGATGCCTGAAATGGATGGTATCGAGGTTGTAAAACAAGTTCGAAAAGATTCACAGATTCCGATATTGATCTTATCAGCTAAGACGGCTGATATGGATAAAATCCAAGGCTTAATTACTGGTGCTGATGATTATGTTACAAAGCCATTTAATCCATTAGAGGTTATGGCTCGGGTTAAATCATTGTTACGTCGTAGTCAAAACGATGTAACTAATGATGCACCAGATATTTTGGATATCGGGCCATTGACGATTAATAAGGATTCACACGAAGTCAATACAATCAAGGGAGACACGATTTCATTGACTGCCTTAGAGTTTGGAATTTTATATTTGTTGGCTAGCCACCCAAATCGTGTCTTCTCTGCTGATGATATTTTTGAGCGCGTATGGCAGCAGGAAAGTATTGTCTCGGCCAAGACTGTTATGGTTCACGTAAGTCACTTGCGCGATAAGATTGAAGAAGCAACCAATGGTGAAAAGGTGATTGAAACTGTTTGGGGTGTTGGGTACAAGATTGAATCACACTAA
- a CDS encoding sensor histidine kinase, with product MKLKAREKSSLFFEGIITVILLLLLNLSIVVLAEEAIRNNQGLENGIFIIKQSLVIGPYHTQIWSYQRWLVAIMILIDIWVLYWRLMRRYRQYQMHHIIDELHYIAQGHFDHRIPFQLKGDQQRVVTSVNSLVDSAIQSMDDERKIEQSKDELITNVSHDLRTPLTSIIGYLGLIEDKQYHNNEDLLKYTHIAYDKARQMKALVEDLFEYTKVRQTEAPINIINVNLDQMLEQLAASFELEASKQNIKMLSNTKPANLMIEADAEKLGRVFSNLIANGLKYGQGATYIKLEARQKDANVIIHVSNDGAPIPPKSLDHLFERFYRVEESRSKATGGTGLGLAIVQSIVDLHHGTVHAESNDKETSFIVELPMQRAIADKEK from the coding sequence ATGAAACTAAAAGCACGTGAAAAAAGTTCATTATTTTTTGAGGGGATCATTACCGTGATCCTCTTATTATTGTTGAATTTATCAATTGTTGTCTTGGCCGAAGAGGCAATCCGAAATAATCAAGGACTTGAGAATGGAATTTTTATTATTAAACAGTCATTGGTGATCGGACCGTATCATACTCAGATTTGGAGTTATCAACGGTGGTTGGTTGCCATCATGATTTTGATTGATATTTGGGTGCTGTATTGGCGCTTAATGCGACGCTATCGCCAGTATCAGATGCATCATATTATTGATGAACTACACTACATTGCGCAAGGCCATTTTGATCATCGAATTCCGTTTCAACTCAAAGGTGATCAGCAACGCGTTGTGACCAGTGTTAATTCACTGGTTGATAGTGCAATTCAATCTATGGATGATGAACGCAAAATTGAACAATCTAAGGATGAACTGATTACTAACGTTAGTCATGACCTTAGGACACCACTGACGTCGATTATTGGCTACCTAGGGCTAATTGAAGATAAACAGTACCATAATAACGAAGACCTACTTAAATACACGCATATCGCCTATGATAAGGCCAGGCAGATGAAGGCTTTGGTGGAGGATTTGTTCGAATACACCAAGGTGCGTCAAACAGAAGCACCAATCAACATTATCAATGTCAACCTAGATCAGATGCTGGAACAGTTAGCGGCCAGTTTTGAGCTAGAGGCAAGTAAGCAAAACATTAAAATGTTATCAAATACAAAACCGGCTAATTTAATGATTGAGGCAGATGCCGAGAAACTGGGACGCGTGTTCAGTAATCTGATTGCAAACGGCCTAAAATATGGCCAAGGAGCCACTTATATTAAATTAGAGGCTCGTCAAAAGGATGCCAACGTGATTATCCATGTGTCAAACGACGGAGCACCAATTCCGCCAAAATCACTAGATCACCTATTTGAACGGTTCTACCGCGTGGAAGAATCGCGTTCAAAAGCCACTGGTGGAACTGGATTAGGACTTGCCATTGTCCAAAGCATTGTGGATTTGCACCACGGTACCGTGCATGCTGAATCAAATGATAAAGAAACAAGTTTTATCGTCGAGCTGCCAATGCAACGGGCGATCGCGGATAAGGAGAAGTAA
- a CDS encoding D-alanyl-D-alanine carboxypeptidase family protein, producing the protein MKVFKKWIVSLLAGILLLNVGSMVTSVKAATKIDASAALVMDAKTGQIIYQKNTDKVLPVASITKLLTVAVIENEIKENKLNWNSKVKINKTLAKLSTSSELSNVELKKGSSYTVKNLVHASLISSADAATLALTTATGDTTASFNKKLQAMAHKIGVKDAKIYNAVGLKNSDLGALKLKNVSAKSENEMSASDVAKIAQYVVKHDSNVLQITKIKTETFKTTATASTVMNSLNQMLPGNTMAPKTVTMDGLKTGTSDAAGNSFVGTGTYKGHRLITVVLHANGDTDARYTQTENLLRMVVNGYNPVSLKKNATVSQAKTVSIPNGKQTKLAVRVAEDTTIWVKKGTSLSSWKNTFKAKTSLQNKKHQLAAPVKAGQTVGNLQLSKDGVTSLSGNKSVAVPVKAHTAMNKANIFVRMYRAIF; encoded by the coding sequence ATGAAAGTATTCAAAAAATGGATTGTTAGTTTATTAGCTGGAATATTGTTATTGAACGTTGGCAGCATGGTCACCAGTGTCAAAGCGGCAACCAAAATCGATGCTAGCGCTGCATTGGTAATGGACGCCAAGACCGGCCAAATTATCTATCAGAAAAATACCGATAAAGTATTGCCTGTCGCTTCAATTACGAAACTGCTGACGGTTGCAGTGATTGAAAATGAAATTAAAGAAAATAAGCTCAATTGGAACAGCAAAGTCAAAATCAATAAAACGTTGGCCAAGTTATCAACCAGTTCAGAACTATCAAACGTTGAGCTGAAAAAGGGTTCGTCCTACACAGTTAAAAATCTAGTACACGCATCATTAATTAGTTCGGCAGATGCAGCTACGTTGGCGCTAACCACTGCAACTGGAGATACTACTGCCAGCTTTAACAAAAAACTGCAAGCAATGGCACACAAAATTGGCGTTAAAGATGCTAAGATTTATAACGCTGTGGGTCTGAAGAATAGTGATTTGGGGGCTCTAAAACTCAAAAATGTTTCTGCCAAATCTGAAAATGAAATGTCGGCTAGTGATGTAGCTAAGATTGCTCAGTATGTTGTTAAACATGATAGTAATGTATTGCAAATTACCAAGATTAAAACGGAAACCTTTAAAACTACTGCCACAGCTTCAACGGTGATGAATAGTCTCAATCAAATGTTGCCAGGCAATACAATGGCGCCTAAAACGGTTACCATGGATGGCCTTAAGACGGGGACCTCAGATGCTGCCGGCAATTCATTTGTTGGTACGGGAACGTATAAGGGGCACCGGTTAATTACTGTGGTTTTGCATGCCAATGGCGACACAGATGCGCGCTATACACAAACTGAAAATCTATTGCGAATGGTCGTTAATGGATATAACCCTGTGAGCTTAAAGAAAAATGCCACTGTTTCACAAGCCAAAACAGTATCAATTCCAAATGGTAAACAAACTAAGCTTGCCGTCCGGGTGGCTGAGGATACAACAATTTGGGTCAAAAAGGGCACTTCATTGAGTTCATGGAAGAATACATTTAAGGCTAAAACTAGCTTGCAAAACAAAAAGCACCAGCTAGCTGCACCAGTTAAGGCCGGTCAAACGGTTGGAAACTTACAATTGAGTAAAGATGGTGTGACCAGTTTATCTGGCAATAAGTCAGTAGCAGTACCAGTAAAGGCTCACACAGCAATGAACAAAGCCAACATTTTTGTTCGGATGTATCGAGCAATCTTTTAA
- a CDS encoding GNAT family N-acetyltransferase, translating to MLSLKMAQASDLPFIVATYNQTIPSHMVTADLQPVSVAQRQGWFAQHNDKYPLWLLMQNDQVAGWVSLSHYSDRAAYDLTVEISIYIDEHFRHQGLGTQTIELVEPLAKQRGLQVIISRIFGHNPGSIHLFKKMGYEHWGHLPQVAILARQKADLEVYGKHLN from the coding sequence ATGTTAAGTTTGAAGATGGCACAGGCAAGTGATTTACCGTTTATTGTTGCAACATATAACCAGACAATTCCTAGTCATATGGTGACAGCAGACCTGCAGCCAGTGAGTGTGGCACAACGACAAGGGTGGTTTGCCCAGCACAATGATAAATATCCATTATGGTTATTAATGCAAAATGACCAGGTGGCTGGCTGGGTGAGTTTATCACACTATAGCGACCGGGCAGCGTATGATTTAACGGTTGAAATCAGTATTTATATTGATGAACATTTTCGCCATCAGGGACTTGGTACGCAGACAATTGAGTTAGTGGAACCACTAGCGAAACAACGCGGGTTGCAGGTAATTATCTCACGAATTTTTGGCCACAATCCTGGCAGCATCCACTTATTTAAAAAAATGGGTTATGAGCACTGGGGCCATTTGCCACAAGTAGCAATCCTAGCTAGGCAAAAGGCTGATTTAGAGGTATATGGCAAGCATTTGAACTAA
- a CDS encoding AzlC family ABC transporter permease, translating into MTLIADSFIGGTFLKREEPNWLMVLKIAMPLCLSYIPIGLACGILLHAAGFNFLLTLLVSIVVFSGGAQFLIASLLTINAPIISIVVTLFFLELRYALLGSSLSRYLKGQSQHFIWLFSVSLNDENYAVNYLKFATDKTWTPKQALMVEHYSLLSWSVANLIGSLIGSALTIDLEIVDFALTALFLYMIVMQIRNRMTLLISLLSGVLAVAFMVWTKSTLGLVLSTLVASFIGFLVEAKIRKGKGRLSDHWLFGKVRGPAVTRKTIEDKKSTES; encoded by the coding sequence ATGACGCTAATCGCAGATAGTTTCATTGGGGGAACGTTCTTGAAACGAGAAGAACCAAACTGGTTGATGGTATTGAAAATTGCAATGCCGCTATGCCTCAGTTATATTCCAATTGGGCTAGCGTGTGGGATTCTACTCCACGCAGCTGGCTTTAATTTTTTGTTGACGTTGCTAGTTTCAATTGTTGTTTTTTCTGGTGGCGCTCAATTTTTAATTGCGTCACTGCTCACAATTAATGCACCAATTATTTCAATTGTGGTGACGTTATTTTTCCTCGAGTTGCGCTATGCGTTACTTGGGTCTAGCTTGTCACGTTATTTAAAGGGACAATCCCAACATTTTATTTGGTTGTTTTCTGTTTCATTGAATGACGAAAACTACGCCGTTAATTATTTGAAGTTTGCGACAGACAAAACTTGGACACCTAAACAAGCATTGATGGTAGAACATTATTCATTACTATCATGGTCGGTTGCTAATCTAATTGGTAGTTTAATTGGTAGTGCATTAACAATTGATCTAGAGATCGTTGACTTTGCGTTAACGGCACTATTCCTGTACATGATTGTGATGCAAATCCGTAATCGTATGACATTATTGATTAGCCTATTATCAGGAGTACTGGCCGTTGCTTTTATGGTGTGGACTAAGAGTACACTGGGGCTCGTATTATCAACATTGGTAGCTTCATTTATTGGATTTTTGGTTGAAGCAAAAATTCGTAAAGGTAAGGGCAGACTTAGCGATCACTGGCTATTTGGCAAGGTCCGTGGTCCAGCTGTGACTCGTAAAACCATTGAAGATAAGAAAAGCACTGAAAGTTAG
- a CDS encoding AzlD domain-containing protein: MDSWDHFLLIILAAIAAFIPRYLPMLFFSKREIPEWFNEWMKYVPVSLFTALVVKSLFITTAGYHFAPFAHVNQLIAAVIVIVITYMTRSMALSVILGLVAVFVITMVM; the protein is encoded by the coding sequence ATGGACAGTTGGGATCATTTTCTCTTAATTATTCTGGCAGCCATCGCCGCTTTCATTCCGCGTTATCTGCCAATGTTATTTTTTTCTAAGCGTGAAATTCCAGAATGGTTTAATGAGTGGATGAAGTATGTACCGGTAAGTTTATTTACCGCACTAGTCGTTAAGAGTCTGTTTATCACGACAGCTGGTTATCACTTTGCTCCATTTGCTCACGTCAATCAACTTATTGCGGCAGTTATCGTGATTGTTATTACGTATATGACACGATCGATGGCTTTGTCCGTAATTTTGGGGTTGGTGGCTGTGTTTGTGATTACAATGGTGATGTAG
- a CDS encoding SAM-dependent methyltransferase translates to MLEKTFYKTFLSKTFSIPIQVNYWDGTTDIYGDGQPKTTITFHEVIPIKEITKNASIALGEAYMDGKIDIDGNIQELIESAYENADSFFHNSKFIKFLPKQGHSEKSSKSDVQNHYDIGNDFYKLWLDDTLTYSCAYFTNGNYDDLKQAQLDKVDHILEKLNPEPGKTLLDIGCGWGTLMLTAAKKYGLKVTGVTLSQEQFNLVQKRIHDDGLEDVAEVRLEDYRELGKEQWDYITSVGMFEHVGKENLGIYFQDVNRYLKDDGVALIHGITRQQGGANNGWLNKYIFPGGYVPGLAENIGHIVDAGMQISDMEPLRRHYQRTVEIWDDNFNAKRAEVDKMMGGRFVRMWDLYLQACAASFQSGNIDVIQFLMTKGPSGRVLPITRDYMYKSNQA, encoded by the coding sequence ATGCTAGAAAAAACATTTTATAAAACATTTTTAAGCAAAACCTTCAGCATTCCAATTCAAGTCAATTACTGGGATGGCACCACAGATATATATGGCGATGGCCAACCAAAAACGACGATAACTTTCCACGAAGTAATTCCGATTAAAGAAATCACTAAAAACGCCTCAATCGCCCTTGGGGAAGCCTATATGGATGGTAAAATCGACATTGATGGCAACATTCAAGAACTAATTGAATCTGCTTATGAAAATGCTGACAGTTTCTTCCATAATTCAAAATTCATCAAATTTTTACCTAAGCAAGGCCATTCTGAAAAGAGTAGTAAATCAGATGTCCAAAATCACTATGATATTGGTAATGACTTCTACAAACTATGGCTTGACGATACCTTGACGTACTCATGTGCTTACTTCACTAACGGTAACTATGATGATTTAAAACAGGCCCAACTCGATAAGGTTGATCATATCTTGGAAAAACTCAATCCCGAGCCTGGTAAAACATTGCTCGATATTGGTTGTGGCTGGGGTACCCTGATGCTAACGGCTGCTAAGAAGTATGGCTTGAAAGTGACAGGTGTTACCTTAAGTCAGGAACAATTTAATTTAGTTCAAAAACGAATTCACGACGACGGATTGGAAGATGTCGCTGAGGTTCGGTTGGAAGACTATCGCGAACTCGGTAAAGAACAATGGGATTATATTACATCCGTTGGAATGTTCGAACATGTTGGTAAAGAAAATCTTGGAATTTATTTTCAAGATGTTAACCGCTACCTTAAAGATGATGGTGTTGCCTTGATTCACGGTATTACACGGCAACAGGGTGGCGCTAATAATGGTTGGCTCAACAAGTATATTTTCCCGGGTGGTTATGTGCCCGGTTTGGCTGAAAATATTGGCCACATCGTTGACGCAGGCATGCAAATAAGTGACATGGAGCCACTGCGGCGTCACTATCAACGCACCGTTGAAATCTGGGATGACAACTTCAATGCCAAACGGGCAGAAGTTGACAAGATGATGGGCGGTCGTTTCGTTCGGATGTGGGATTTATATCTGCAAGCCTGCGCCGCATCATTCCAGTCTGGCAATATTGATGTCATCCAATTTTTGATGACTAAGGGACCTTCTGGTCGTGTATTACCAATCACTAGAGATTATATGTATAAAAGTAACCAAGCTTAA